CGCGATGGCGGCGAGGCGCTCCAGGGCCTCCTCAGGGCCGGCTGACAGCAGCGCCCCCCGCAACTCCGGCAGAGCGGGCTCGACCTCGCCGATGTAGGCCGCGTCGTAGATCGCCGCCAGGGGCAGGGGGGCCGCGGAGACGGCCGGGCCGCCCATCAGCACCAGCGGGCCACCGGCTGCGCGACGGTCCTGGCGCAGCGGCGCCACCCCGCTCGCCGCCAGCGCCGCCGGAACCGTCGGCCAGTCCAGCTCATAGGAGGAGGTGATGGCGATGACGTCAAACTCGCGCAGGGGTGTGCCGGACTCCAGGGAGCACAACGCGCCGCGACCCGCCTGTGCCACCTCCGGGCCGGCGAAGGCGCGCTCCCACGCCATCTCACCCGTGGCGTTGAGGGCGGCGTACAGTGTGTGGAGCGCCAACGAGGCCATGCCGACCCCGTAGGACTGCGGGAAGAGCAGCACTCCCCGGCGCGCCGCGGCGGAGGCCGGGGGCGGTATCAGCAGTCGCTCCTGCCCTAGCAGGTCAAGTCGCATCGTGCCACGAAACCATTCCTTGCGTAGTGGCCACATCATATCAGACAATGGGGGTCGGGAACAGCACGGGGCGCGGGCCCAGACGGCTCCGCCGAACGCGGAAAGTTTTTTTGTGCGCATGAAGGAATGGGGGGAGGGGGTAGCGAACGAGTGCCGGGGAACGGGCCGCAGACTCGTCTCCCGTATGTGCTGTCTCTGATTCTGCCACCGGAGAGCATCTCAGATGATTGACGCCAAACGATTGGCCAAGGCCGCGACCGAGACCGCGACGGGCGGCAGCCAGATCCAACGCCAGATCACCCTGCCGTGGAGGGACGCTGCCCGCATCAGCATCCGCAACGTGACACTGCGGCTGGGCCGCGCAGCCATCACCGGGGCCGGGGTCGTCCTCGGCATCGCCTTCCTGGTGTCGGTGTGGACGGGCAAGGTTGTGACGGACGGTCTCGAGGCCGACAAGGCGCAGAGCGCGCTGAGCATCACCCGGGTCGAGGGCGGCGTCGCTCCCGGCCAGGAGGAGGCACAGGCCGAGGCGCAGCAGCGCAACGCGCGCCAGGGCTGGCTGGTGGTCATGTCCCTGCTGGTGTGCGGCGTGGGCATCACCAACTCCATGCTGATGTCGGTCACGGAGCGCTTCCGCGAGATCGGCACGATGAAGTGCCTGGGGGCGCTCGACCAGTTCATCGTGAGGCTCTTCCTCATAGAATCGGTTGTCCTGGGCTTCTTAGGGTCGCTCGTGGGAGCCCTGGTCGGACATCTGGCGATGCTGCTGATGTCCATGGTCAAGAACGGCGGCGATGTCGCCGCCAAGATGAACTGGGCCGCGATGCTGGGCTACCTGGGGCTGGCGCTGGTGCTCGGCTGCGTCCTGGCGTTGCTGGCCGCCATTGCCCCGGCCATGCGCGCAGCGCGCATGCCCCCGGCGGCGGCGCTGGCGACGGAGATCTAACCACGGAATAGTCGCGAGGGGGACGGACCCGGTGGGGTCAGTCCCCGCTTCATTGGAGGCCAAGATGGCGAAGATCAAGTGCCCGAAGTGCCCGTTCGAGATCGAGACCGACGGCATCGTCACCGTGTGTCCGGAGTGTCACGCGGACTTGACGAAGGTCATGGAAGAGGCGGGGCGCGCCACGCGCAAGACGCGCGGCTCCATCGTCCGCGACGACTCGGTGACGACGCACGAGTTCATCGTGCGCACCAAGGGCCTCAAGAAGATCTACAAGATGGGTGAGGTGGAGGTGCCGGCCCTGCGCGGCGTGGATGTGGACATCCGCCGCGGTGAGTACCTCTCGATCATGGGCCCGTCCGGGTCGGGCAAGTCCACCCTGTTCAACATGGTGGGCGGCCTGGACAAGCCGACCGAGGGCACGTGCTTCATCGAAGAGGTGGACATGGCGCAACTGGACGCCTTCGAGCTGGCGTGGCTGCGCTGCCGGAAGATCGGCTACATCTTCCAGTCCTTCAACCTCATCCCGGTCATGACGGCCCTGGAGAACGTGACCCTGCCGATGATCTTCGCCGGCATGGGCTCGGATGAGATGATGGAGCGCGGGCAGATGCTGCTGGACCTGGTGGGTCTGGGCGGCCGCTTGCACCACAAGCCCTACGAGCTGTCCGGCGGCCAGCAGCAGCGCGTGGCCGTGGCCCGGGCCCTGGCCAACAGCCCCGCCATCATCCTGGCGGACGAGCCCACCGGCAACCTCGACCTGCAGACCGGTAAGGAGATCATCGACCTGCTCAAGGAGCTGAACGCCGAGAGCGGCGTCACTATCATCTCGGCCACGCACGACCTCAAGATGATTGACGCTTCCGACCGCATCATCCACATCCGCGACGGAGAAGTCGAGAGGATCGAGATGCGCTCGGAGATTGACCTGAAGATCGGTCACCTGGCCGGCGCGGAAGAGGACGAGGAGCCCAAGTAGGACCGGCCGCATCGCCGCCGCCACCGGGCAGCACTGTGCCCGGGCCAGACCATGTTGACAATGAGGGCGTGCGGCTGACGTCGCGCGCCCTTGCAGTTTTCGACTTACAGAGGCCATCCCCCCACGAAAGCGGTGAACCGTGTTGCCGCACCGTTCGCGCCTGGCGCTGTTGCTGCTTCTCCTCCCGCTGCTCCCCGCGTGGGCCCCGGCTCAACCCAAGGGGGCGCGCGACGAGTCCGAGATGGTCCTGACCTCGGACACCAACTACGAGGCGGTCACCGCGGCGGTAGACCAGCGGCGCATCGAGCAGTTCGTGGCGCAACTGGCCGGGCTGGGCAGCCGCGTCACCGGCTATCCCGGCTGCGCCCGCGCCGCCCGTCTGGTGGAGCAGCAGTTCCGCAATCTGGGCCTGGAGGTCTCCACCGAGAAGTTCAATGTGCTGGTGCCCGTGCCCCGCTATGACGCCAAGGGGCGCGCCGCTTCCATCTCCATCGCCGGGGGGCAAGAGTTCGAGATCCTCCCCCTGTGGCCCAACCTTGTGCAGATGCCCAAGACGCCCCCCGGCGGCCTCAGCGGCCGTCTCATCTACGCGGGCAAGGGCGACCTCCAATCCTTCAACGGTCAGGACGTGGCCGACAGCATCGTGATGCTGGACTTCGACTGCGGGCGTGAATGGTTCAACGCCCCGCTGCTGGGCGCCAAGGCCGTCCTGTTCATCGAGCCTCTCGAGACGATCCGCGGCGAGGCCGAGCAGAAGTTCCTCTCCATGCCGGTCAACATCCCCCGGTTCTGGATCCCCAAGGAGACCTCCGACCTGCTGCTGGCGACGGCCGCCCAGCAAGGGCGCGTGGATGTCAACATCCGCTGCGACATTGACTGGCAGAAGGTCGAGGGCGAGAACATCCTCGGGCGCATGAGGGGCACCGACCCGCGCCTGCAGAAGCAGCAGGTCGTCATCCAGGCCTACTACGACTCCATCGCCGTGGCCCCGACGCTGGCCCCCGGCGCCGAGAACGCCTCCAGCATCGCCGCCCTGATGGAACTCATCCGGACGTTCAAGGCGTGTCCCCCCAAGCGCAGCATCACCTTCCTGGCGACCGCCGGGCACTTCGAAGCGATGGCCGGCGAGAAGGCCTTCCTGGAGCGCCGCTACCGGGGTGCGCGCAGCGAGCGCTACGTCAAGAAGCTCTATGGCCTCGTGCGGCAGAGTCGCCGCGGCCTCGACGAGGCCGCCGCGAGCGTGTGGGAGGAAGAGACGCCCGGCCTGGACACCGAGCCCAAGACCGAGGACCAGATCGCCGAGGAGCGCATCCGCGCCCTCGGTCGCGTCTCCCGCGCCGTCCGCCAGGCTGAGAAGAAGCTGCGCGCCGCCACGCGACTGGCGGTCAAGGCGCAGCGGACAGACCCGAACCGCGGCAAGCTGTACGAGCGCAAGCTGGATGAGGCCGAACTGGCCCGCCGGCTGGAGCTGATCGCCCACCTGCAGCAGACCCTCCCGGCCATGCAGTCAGCCGTGCAGGGGGTGGATGACCTGGTGCGCCAGGCCCGGCCGTTGCGCCGCGGCGCCGACACCACCGCCCGCGAGCAGGCCCTGAGCGCCATCCAGAAGGCCATCTTCGACACCAGCGACACGATGGACTTCTCCAAGGAAGACGTGTCGCTGTGGCTCACGGTGGACCTGTCCAGCCACAACCGCGCCTGCGGCGTGTTCTTCAAGGGGTACTTCTACAACTACCGCGAGGACATCCAGTGGAAGTACTCGCAGATCGGCAAGAAGGCTCGTGAGTACGGCGACATCATCGCCCGCTTCATGGCCGTGGACGCCGCCTCGCGCTTTGTGGACGGCATCAACGCGCTGAAGGGCAAGAACTGGCAGACGTACATGTCCGGCAAGCTCGCGCTGAGCAACGAGGTCGCCACGGTGATGGGCGTCCCGGCGGTGGGCTTCGCCACGATCAACGACTCCCGCCCATGGGTGGACACGCCGCTGGACATCCCCAAGCACATGGAGTTCGGGAATCTCTACGACCAGACGAGCTTCCTGGCGTGCTTGCTGGCAGACATGGTGAGCATCACCGAGCCGCGCGACCTGTACGACCTGGAGCTGGAGGACAACTACGTCGAGGCCAAGGGCCGCCTGGTGCTCTTTGACCCGGAGGTCAGCACCTTCCCCGATGAGCCGGTGCCCAATGCCGTAGCCGTGGCGCGGACCGGGCAGAAGACGGCCATGGGTGTGCGGTGCGAGATCTTCGACAAGGTCGGCAAGGATGGCCGGCTGCACATCGCCGGCCTGCCCAACGTCCGCGCCCGCGGTGGCGAAATCCCCGTGGAGGGCTATCTGCTGGACCCCGCGGACGGCCGCGTGTCCATGGCTCCGGACATGGGCGTCAATGGCAACGAGGCCTATCCCTTCAAGCTTAAGGCCGACCAGGACATCAAGCCGATCACGTGCGTGATGTTCGCCTGCCAGTCGATGGCCATCTTCGACATGGTGGACCAGCGCTTCTTCCAGCTCCTGCGCGAGATCCACATCTATGACGCCACCTCGGATGCCACGCCGTACCAGTATGGCTACTGCCTGCCCCTGCCCCCCCAGCAGTTTGAGTCGACCTATGAGCCCGTAGCGCTGGTGTTCGCACCCGCCGGCACCAACGTCAAGCTCACCATGGGCGCGAGCGTCCTGGGGCTGCGCTTTGTGCTGGTGGCCCCGACGGCCAAGAACCCCGATGGCGCGGGCTACCTGGTGGACAACCATCCCTCCATGTACGCCACGCCGTATCTGGTGGCGCGGGACATGGTGGAACTCGACCAGAACCGCATTGACCAACTCGAGGCGCACGGGATCAAGAACAACCGGGTGCAGAAGGCCCACCAACAGGCCAAGGAGTACCTGGTGGCGGCCTCGGGGTTCCTCAAGGATCGGCTCTACGACCGCTTCCTGACGGCCGCGCGGTCGGCCTGGGCCTTCGAGTCGCGAGCCTATCCCGACGTGCGCGCCACCGGCAACGACGTCATCAAGGGCGTGCTGTTCTACCTGGCGATGCTGATGCCGTTCGCCTTCTTTGCCGAGCGCCTGCTCATCGCCTCGCCCGACATCCGGTGGCAGATCGTCGGCTTCTTCGGCATCTTCATGCTGGTCTTCCTGCTGATCGCCCTGGTGCACCCGGCCTTCGCCATCACCTTCACACCGGTCATCATCCTGCTGGCCTTCATCATCCTCGCGCTGACGATGATCGTCATCAGCATCATCGTGCAGAAGTTCGAGGAGCAGATGAAGGAGGTGCGGTACGAGCAGACCGGCATCCGCACCGCCGACATGGGGCGCCTGTCCGCTTCGGCGGCGGCCTTCAGCCTCGGCATCTCCAACATGCGGCGGCGGCAGGTCCGCACCATCCTGACCTGTCTCACGCTGGTGCTGCTCACCTTCACCGTGCTGTCCTGCACGTCGGTCGTCACCGGGGTGCGGACCAACCGCATCCTGCTGCCATACAAGGCGCCGTACGACGGCATCATGATCCGCGACAAGACCTGGGAGCCGATCGGCGAGCCGACGGCCCGCGTCATGCGCAACGAGTTCTCGGACAAGAACACCTACTCGGTGGCCCCGCGCGCCTGGTACTTCTCCAGCAAGGTGGGCGACCAGTCCTTCGTGGACGTGACCAACGAGGGGCAGACGTATTCGGCGACGGCGATGGTGGGCCTGAGCCCGCAGGAGACCCAGGTGAGCCGGCCGCAGCAGGCGCTGCTGCCCGGCGGACGCTGGTTCGAGGAGGGCGAGACGCTCGCGGCCATCATCCCCGAGGCCATGGCCGAGAAGCTCAAGATCAGCACCGAGGACGCGGCCGCCGGCGCCAAGACCATCAGCGTCTTCGGCGTGCAGTTGCGCGTCATCGGCATCATGAGTTCGAGCCGCTTCAAGAAGCTCGAGGACCTCGACGGCGAGCCGATCACCCCCGTGGATTACCTGCTCATGCAGGAGCAGCAGCAACAGCAGCAACAGCAGGCCGCCGGGCAGAAGATGAGCGAGGACGAACTGCGCGAGTACATCCACCTCGCGCCCGATAGCTGCTTCATCGTCCCCTACAGCTTCCTGATCGGCCAGGGCGGCCAGCTCCGCTCCGTGGCCATCGCCATGCGAGCCCCCTCGCTCGACAGCGCCAAGAAGCTCGTGCAAACGAACCTCGATGAGCTTATGTCGCGCATCGAGCTGAACCTGTATGGCGGCATGGGCGGGACGACCTTCCTGTGCAGCGCGGTCTCGCAGACCGGCTTCAAGAACATGCAGGAGTTGGTCATCCCCATCCTCATCGCGGCCATGATCTGTCTGAACACGATGCTCGGCTCGGTCTATGAGCGCGTGCGCGAGATCTACATCTACAGCTCGCTCGGGCTGGCCCCCACGCACATCGCGGCGCTGTTCATCGCCGAGGCCTGCGTCTACGCCATTCTGGGGGCGGTCGCCGGGTACTTGTTTGGCCAGGTCATCTCCAAGGTACTGGCCGAGACCGGGCTGCTGGCCGGCCTGAACCTCAACTACTCGTCCCTGTCGGCCGTGGGCTCGACCATCATCATCATGCTCACGGTGCTGCTGTCGGTCATCTACCCGGCGCGGCGCGCCTCGGAGATCGCGTCGCCGGGCATCGAGCGCCGCTGGCACCTGCCCGAGCCCAAGGGTGACGAGATAGACATGAAGCTGCCGTTCACCGTGACGGGCGACCAGGCCCTCGGGGTCAACATGTTCCTCAATGAGTACCTGGCGGCCCACGCCGACTACTCGCTGGGCAACTTCTCGACCGCCGACATCGTCTTCGGCACGATCGAGAATGAGTACGGCGAGGGGTTCGAGCAGGCGCTGATGGTGTGGCTGGCGCCCTATGACCTGGGCGTGTCGGAGAAGCTGCACCTGCGGACGGTGCCGACCGAGGACGCCGAGGTCTACCAGATCGAGGCGCTGATCATCCGCGAGAGCGGGGACCAGTCCTCCTGGCTGCGCGTGACCCGCAACTTCATCAACATGCTGCGCAAGCAGTACCTGCTATGGCGGACCTTCCCGGCCGGCCTGAAGGGCGAGTACGGCCGGCGCGCCAAGGAACTGCTGGAGGCCGGCGGCCAGACGGAGTCGGAGGAGGCAAGCTGAGGCGATGAGTCCCGTGGCAGACCTGCCGATCCGGTTGGACCGCGAAGCGATTGGCGCGTTCTGCCGGCGCCACCACATCCGCAAGCTGTCACTGTTCGGGTCGGTGCTGACCGACCGCTTCGGCCCGGAGAGCGACGTGGATGTGCTGGTGGAGTTTGAGTCCGGGGCGGTCATCGGACTGTTCGAGATGGCGGCCATGGAGATCGAGTTGGGCGACATGGTTGGCCGCGAGGTGGACCTGCGGACGCCGGAGGACCTGAGCCGGCACTTCCGCGAGGAAGTGCTGCGGCGCGCGGTGGTACAGTATGCTGCCTGACGCTGATCGGTTCCGCCTGCAGCACATGCAGGAGGCGGCCAGGGACGCCCTCGAGTACGCGACGGGACGGTCGCGACAGGACCTGGCCGATGACACGCAGTTGTGCCGCGCGATCATCTACTGCTTGCTGGTCCTCGGTGAAGCGGCCAATGCGGTCTCGGCGGAGACGCGGACGCGCTTGGGGTCGCTCCCGTGGTCGTTGATGGTGCGCACCCGTAACCGTCTTATCCACGGGTACTTCGATATTAGTCCCGACCGTGTCTGGGACACACTGACACACGACCTGCCGCCCGTCTTGAGCGCGCTGGACGCCATTCTCGCTGAAGACGGGCCGACACGATAGGTTGCCGGTCGGTGCATCGCCGGGCGACGGAAGCTCGGCCCGTGAGCGTATCCCTGGAACCTACCCTCCCCGGAGGATGTGAATGGCGCACGTAGACCCTGAACTTGAGCTGTACCGTGGGCTGATGGACACGCCCGAAACCTACGAGCGGGGCTTCGACGCCAAGTCCATCGTCGGCGCCCTGTTCGTCGGGTTCGTGATGATGCCGGGCGCGATCTACCTGGGGCTGGTGGTCGGGCAGTCCATGGGCCCGGCTGCCGAGTGGACGACCATCATCCTCTTCACCGAGGTCGCTCGTCGGTCGTTCCTCACGCTGAAGCGCCAGGAGATCTACATCCTGTTCTACATCGCCTCCGGTCTGGCCGGGATGCAGGGCGGGGTGGCGCTGGCCGGCGGGGCCTTCGCCGGGAAGATGTGGGACCAGTACTTCGTGCGCTCCCCGGCGGCCGAGGGCACCGGGATCGCCTCACAGGTGCCCAGTTGGGTCGTGCCGTCCTCCACCTCACCGGCCATCTTGCACCGTACGTTCCTGCACCCGGACTGGATCGTCCCCAGCCTGTTGCTGCTGCTGGGCACCGTCCTGGGGCGCATGAACAACTTCGGCCTGGGCTACGTGCTGTTCCGTGTCACCTCCGACTACGAGAAGCTGCCCTTCCCCTTCGCGGCCATCTCAGCCCAGGGCTCCACGGCGCTGGCGGAGGCCACCTCCAAGGAGGAGACCTGGCGCTGGCGGACGTTCTCGATCGGCGCCATGGTCGGCCTGGTGTTCGGCTGCTTCTATGTGGGCATTCCCACCATCACCGGCGCCATCATGACCCAGCCGCTGCAACTGCTGCCGATCCCGTTTGTGGACCTCACCCGGAGCACCGCCTCGGTGCTCCCGGCGGTGCCCACGGGGTTCGTCACCGAGCTGGGGGCGCTGGGCGCCGGCTTCGTGGTCCCGTTCTGGGCGGTCGTCGGCGGCTTCATCTCGGCCATCGCCACCTTCATCCTGAACCCCTGGCTGTACCAGCACGGCTACCTGCCCAGTTGGAAGCCGGAGATGGACACGATCGCCACCTCCTTCAACAACTACATTGACTTCTACTTCGCGGTCGGGGTGGGCGTCTCGCTGGCCGTCTTCGTCATCGGCATGTACAGCATCATCTCGCAACTCTTGCAGGACCGCAAGACCCACCGGGGTCCGGAGAAGCAGGTGCGCAGTTGGCGCCCGCCGCCGGGACGTGGCGACATGCCCATCTGGATCGGCGTCGCTCTCTTCCTGGTCTCGACGGTGGGCTACGTTGTCCTGTGCCGGGTGCTGGTGCCGAACTTCCCGATGCTGTTC
This is a stretch of genomic DNA from bacterium. It encodes these proteins:
- a CDS encoding ABC transporter ATP-binding protein, with translation MGEVEVPALRGVDVDIRRGEYLSIMGPSGSGKSTLFNMVGGLDKPTEGTCFIEEVDMAQLDAFELAWLRCRKIGYIFQSFNLIPVMTALENVTLPMIFAGMGSDEMMERGQMLLDLVGLGGRLHHKPYELSGGQQQRVAVARALANSPAIILADEPTGNLDLQTGKEIIDLLKELNAESGVTIISATHDLKMIDASDRIIHIRDGEVERIEMRSEIDLKIGHLAGAEEDEEPK
- a CDS encoding DUF86 domain-containing protein, whose translation is MLPDADRFRLQHMQEAARDALEYATGRSRQDLADDTQLCRAIIYCLLVLGEAANAVSAETRTRLGSLPWSLMVRTRNRLIHGYFDISPDRVWDTLTHDLPPVLSALDAILAEDGPTR
- a CDS encoding nucleotidyltransferase domain-containing protein, giving the protein MSPVADLPIRLDREAIGAFCRRHHIRKLSLFGSVLTDRFGPESDVDVLVEFESGAVIGLFEMAAMEIELGDMVGREVDLRTPEDLSRHFREEVLRRAVVQYAA
- a CDS encoding M28 family peptidase, producing the protein MPHRSRLALLLLLLPLLPAWAPAQPKGARDESEMVLTSDTNYEAVTAAVDQRRIEQFVAQLAGLGSRVTGYPGCARAARLVEQQFRNLGLEVSTEKFNVLVPVPRYDAKGRAASISIAGGQEFEILPLWPNLVQMPKTPPGGLSGRLIYAGKGDLQSFNGQDVADSIVMLDFDCGREWFNAPLLGAKAVLFIEPLETIRGEAEQKFLSMPVNIPRFWIPKETSDLLLATAAQQGRVDVNIRCDIDWQKVEGENILGRMRGTDPRLQKQQVVIQAYYDSIAVAPTLAPGAENASSIAALMELIRTFKACPPKRSITFLATAGHFEAMAGEKAFLERRYRGARSERYVKKLYGLVRQSRRGLDEAAASVWEEETPGLDTEPKTEDQIAEERIRALGRVSRAVRQAEKKLRAATRLAVKAQRTDPNRGKLYERKLDEAELARRLELIAHLQQTLPAMQSAVQGVDDLVRQARPLRRGADTTAREQALSAIQKAIFDTSDTMDFSKEDVSLWLTVDLSSHNRACGVFFKGYFYNYREDIQWKYSQIGKKAREYGDIIARFMAVDAASRFVDGINALKGKNWQTYMSGKLALSNEVATVMGVPAVGFATINDSRPWVDTPLDIPKHMEFGNLYDQTSFLACLLADMVSITEPRDLYDLELEDNYVEAKGRLVLFDPEVSTFPDEPVPNAVAVARTGQKTAMGVRCEIFDKVGKDGRLHIAGLPNVRARGGEIPVEGYLLDPADGRVSMAPDMGVNGNEAYPFKLKADQDIKPITCVMFACQSMAIFDMVDQRFFQLLREIHIYDATSDATPYQYGYCLPLPPQQFESTYEPVALVFAPAGTNVKLTMGASVLGLRFVLVAPTAKNPDGAGYLVDNHPSMYATPYLVARDMVELDQNRIDQLEAHGIKNNRVQKAHQQAKEYLVAASGFLKDRLYDRFLTAARSAWAFESRAYPDVRATGNDVIKGVLFYLAMLMPFAFFAERLLIASPDIRWQIVGFFGIFMLVFLLIALVHPAFAITFTPVIILLAFIILALTMIVISIIVQKFEEQMKEVRYEQTGIRTADMGRLSASAAAFSLGISNMRRRQVRTILTCLTLVLLTFTVLSCTSVVTGVRTNRILLPYKAPYDGIMIRDKTWEPIGEPTARVMRNEFSDKNTYSVAPRAWYFSSKVGDQSFVDVTNEGQTYSATAMVGLSPQETQVSRPQQALLPGGRWFEEGETLAAIIPEAMAEKLKISTEDAAAGAKTISVFGVQLRVIGIMSSSRFKKLEDLDGEPITPVDYLLMQEQQQQQQQQAAGQKMSEDELREYIHLAPDSCFIVPYSFLIGQGGQLRSVAIAMRAPSLDSAKKLVQTNLDELMSRIELNLYGGMGGTTFLCSAVSQTGFKNMQELVIPILIAAMICLNTMLGSVYERVREIYIYSSLGLAPTHIAALFIAEACVYAILGAVAGYLFGQVISKVLAETGLLAGLNLNYSSLSAVGSTIIIMLTVLLSVIYPARRASEIASPGIERRWHLPEPKGDEIDMKLPFTVTGDQALGVNMFLNEYLAAHADYSLGNFSTADIVFGTIENEYGEGFEQALMVWLAPYDLGVSEKLHLRTVPTEDAEVYQIEALIIRESGDQSSWLRVTRNFINMLRKQYLLWRTFPAGLKGEYGRRAKELLEAGGQTESEEAS
- a CDS encoding FtsX-like permease family protein; protein product: MIDAKRLAKAATETATGGSQIQRQITLPWRDAARISIRNVTLRLGRAAITGAGVVLGIAFLVSVWTGKVVTDGLEADKAQSALSITRVEGGVAPGQEEAQAEAQQRNARQGWLVVMSLLVCGVGITNSMLMSVTERFREIGTMKCLGALDQFIVRLFLIESVVLGFLGSLVGALVGHLAMLLMSMVKNGGDVAAKMNWAAMLGYLGLALVLGCVLALLAAIAPAMRAARMPPAAALATEI
- a CDS encoding peptide transporter, which gives rise to MAHVDPELELYRGLMDTPETYERGFDAKSIVGALFVGFVMMPGAIYLGLVVGQSMGPAAEWTTIILFTEVARRSFLTLKRQEIYILFYIASGLAGMQGGVALAGGAFAGKMWDQYFVRSPAAEGTGIASQVPSWVVPSSTSPAILHRTFLHPDWIVPSLLLLLGTVLGRMNNFGLGYVLFRVTSDYEKLPFPFAAISAQGSTALAEATSKEETWRWRTFSIGAMVGLVFGCFYVGIPTITGAIMTQPLQLLPIPFVDLTRSTASVLPAVPTGFVTELGALGAGFVVPFWAVVGGFISAIATFILNPWLYQHGYLPSWKPEMDTIATSFNNYIDFYFAVGVGVSLAVFVIGMYSIISQLLQDRKTHRGPEKQVRSWRPPPGRGDMPIWIGVALFLVSTVGYVVLCRVLVPNFPMLFVVLFGFVLTPITSYIDARMIGLTGQWVGIPMVREASIIFSHYKGADIWYAPIPYSNVGGMAQSFRVVELTGTRFPDLIKAELLIWPITVFCSLLFWQFIWRLAPIPSVYYPYAQKMWPLLALQRVVWMTANQDPEHSLFFKAWDTNRAIGGFVFAIVTYFSLARFRLPTMLIWGIVRGLSTIPHGIFPEMAGALISQFYFVPRFGARRWKQYATVLMAGYACGMGLIGMGTVAIAMVSKSVSQMPY